A stretch of DNA from Macrotis lagotis isolate mMagLag1 chromosome X, bilby.v1.9.chrom.fasta, whole genome shotgun sequence:
GACCAAAAAATCGGTGGGGTGAAGAGAGTTGGCCAGAGGATCAATTGTTTCCATATTTCCTCAGTAATATAAGCATCTAGGTATCCCCTTACATTTTGGTGCCCTGGGGCAAAGTTCTGACCACTCCCTTCCTAGCTGCTGACCAATTTGAAGCATGAGGATGGGCTGACCAAAGATACAGAGAAGTGAGAGGGAAGAATAAGAAGGGGAATGGAAATAATCCAGCATTTCAGGACTTGTGAGTTAGAAGATACTTCAATAGCTGTCTCATCTAATTCACATACAAAAGAAATCTTCATTATAGTAGAGCCAATAAGGGATTGTCCATTCTCTACTTGAAGACTTTGAATGAGGAAGAGCCAACCACCTATTGAAAAAGAACCTTCCATTGGGGAAAGCTTTTATTTTTGAGAgccctttccttccatcctccccaaattaattatttttttgcaaacttCTACTCATCCTTCCTACTTCTGCCTTATGGGACCAAccaacaacaatgatgatgacagtgatgaagataatgacaacaataaagaTAACCCCTCCCTCCTTGTGTCagttttttaaatacttaaagacaGTTATCATGGATTCCTTCTTTCTAGGCCAAATGCCCCTAGTTCAATAGCATATAAATGAATAGGGCACAGTATAAAAGAAGATTAGATGGTAGGTCAGAAGATGATGATGGATGTTTAGGATGTCCTAAAGCTGCCTCAGTAAACTAAATTTTTCATTGtgggtaaaaaaataaataaataaattttaacccTTTAGCTGAGGTACATGTCTATACTGATTGGGAGTAGAGAAAGGGGTAGGTGGGGTATGGCTGTGATTAGGTAGTTCTGACCAATCTAAGAGAAGCAGAAGAGGGGATGCTCTTTTCATCGGTGTCCTGTATATTTAAGAGATATTTTATCAATTGGATGAAAAGTCTAACTGCCCTCTGGTAGAATCATCTCCCAGAGGAGATAATTGCTTATTGTCAACTCAATAAAGTCATTTATCCAAGCAAAGGAACATAGAAGGGATCTAACAGAACATTGaatccaacaccttcattttatagttgagaaaatacTAGAtcaaatgacttatctagggtgatatgtgtcagagacaggaagCGACCCCAGATCTAGTACCATATGTACTATACCTACTGACTCTTGAGTAGGTAGGGGAAGGGCTAGCATCTTCACAGATGTTTCCAACCATGTATGAGCCTATGAACTTGTTTCCTCAACTTTCCCATATGAATTTGTCCTCAGGTGCCCTTTTCCTTATTATGGCCTCCAAACATCTTGTCACTTGCCAATCTTCCTCATTGCAAAAGGTGAGCTTCTTTTGTAGATCCCTTTCCTGAAATCTCTGGATCACTTCACAGTTAATGTGCTAATCACTCTGACATCCTACTTTTATCAACTTATcaaaatctttcctaaaatatgaatCTTTTCCAAACTCAATACAACAATTCAGGATTGATCTGATTAAGGCAGAAGACAGGGGAAATATCCCCTTTCTCCTTGGGGAATAATCAACTTTTTTGTCTCCAAACATATTCTTTGTTTGAGTGACTGTATTACAGAGGCCTGCACGGTCTTgccatctttccctttcttcccacctTCATTATTCAGGTTCCTCTCTTTACCAGACCTCCTGCCTTCAGCTCCTTGACCCCCCAGCTCTCACCATTCTGATGGGCCGGAAGGACATGAGACAGTCACTTCGGTAACTGCAGGACCAGGTGTCCCATCGAGGATATTCTCCCTTCTCCAAGATGAACATCTCTCCCCGGAAGTTGGACTGTTCAAAGGCCACCCATCTGGGTCAAGGATCCAGTGGACATGAACCAAGGGACAGGGGCATCAAGGGTGTGAGACATGCAGTGAGAAAAGAGGCCATTAACAAAAGTCAAACCATTGCAGTTTACTTTCTATTTCCCTCTGCCCCCGCCCAGCAAAGTCAGATTGGGGAGAGAGATGTGCATTAGGTAGGGGAGTAGGGTGACTGCCTTTATGTACTTCTGGGTGGAGAAAGGAGGTAGAGTTATAGCACAACTTGGTGAGAAGAGAGGATTTCAAAGCAGGgtgtttctaaaaaaaaaaaacaaacctaaaagcATGGGATTATGATAAAGGGATCTGACTACTCAGTCCAACTCTACTACTGAGTAGCCATGTGATCTGGTGCAAGTCACTCCAGgatctctttgggcctcagtttcctcctctgtaaaatcagGGGATTAAACTAGAGCGGGgttcttgatttttcttgtttcaagAGGAACCCCTGTGCCATCCTGTTAAAGCCTATGAACCTTTTACTCAGAATACCATTTTCCAATGcgtaaaattaaaaatgtatgaGATAATGCGGTCAAAACTACTCTAAGACTTTGGGGATGTCCTCTATTGAGCCACAGCTATCAAAACATCTATATTGAAGTTCCGGGATGCCAGAACCAAGGGATTGTGAAAATCCATTGCCTTGCTACTAGTGGCTTATGGCCTTTATAACCCCATCCTTTAAACCCTCTGAGATATAAGGAAAAGcttgaggaggagagaagagggaaggattaGAATGAATGAGGAAAGTTACAGGGTGGATAAGAATGATtttcaaatcagataatatatcCAAACTGTTCTGCAAACCTTCAAGCTCTCTTTGAATGCTAGCTAAtccattattcttatttttttctatttttgttctgaGGGTAGAGACCCAAACCTACTGATTTCATTGATGAAGTAAATTCCAAAGGAGAAATTGCCTCTACCAGTGCAGATTAGCACATGCCTTGTGGAGAATTGCCAGGAAATTGGGAGGGGAGGCAGTGAAAGAAGTCATaaagtcatagatttaaaactaaaagGATCCTTTGAGGCCTTCTAGTCATCTGAGCAGctactgggcttagagtcagaaagattcaaattcaaaaccaTCCTcaaagtttttttctgttttgggaccctggataagtcacttaatagcTGATTGATTGCCTCGGTGTTCTCACCTCTTAAATGGGCCTAATAGCAGCATCTTCCTCTCAGGATAGtagtgaagattaaatgagataatatttgggggcagctaggtgctgtagtggatagaatatcagtcaggaggacctgagttcaaattcagtttcagacacttaataattacttagctgtgtggccttgggcaagtcactttacccccatTACTGTGCAAAAACTAACCAAATAAAAAGGAGATATTTGTTAAAAGTGTTTAACACAGTTTCTGAAATATATtgagtactttataaatgctatctGCTTTCCTTGGGGCAACTAGGAGGCACtgtggatagatcaccagtcctagagtcaggaagattcatctcccagagttcaaatctggtcccagacacttactggttATATGATCTGGGATAAATCACtgcaccttgtttgcctcagtttcctcatctgtaaaatgaactagagaaggaaatggcaaaccactccagtatctttgccaaggaaactctgTGAGGGGGTCACAAATGGTGAACGGGATTAAAAAGTGACTGAATTGAGCCTTCTCATCTTCCATTTAGTCCAACAGCTAAGGAAACTGGAGATTGGGATGGAAAGGACTTGTTTAAGACTACACAGCCAGTATATATCAGAAGCattacttgaactcaggtcttttggacACTAAGTCTgactctctctcctttatttctgATAATGAAGATATTCCTGTTATTTGGAGCTGTCCAACACTGGAATTTCATCTTTAGAGAATGAGCTTCTCTCCCTGAAGGACTCCATCCATTTTTAAGCTTTCAACTTTAGCAGGGAATTTAggggtcatctggtccaaccctcAGGTTGACAGATTTTTGCCAAATTGCCCAAGGCCATCTATATAATAAGCATCTGAACCAGCCCTCAAACCCAGGTCATCTGTCCATCCTTCCATCAGAGATGTGAGGTGATCTCCCTTGGACTATGGTTATTTTTGTTCTCTGCTTTCCAAGAGGAGTCAGCAGCCTTGGTTGCAACCTTGAGTCACCAGGCTCAATTTTCCTGGTTGTAGAATCAGCAGTATTATTTTTCCATCAATATGGCTTGTGAGGGAACAGGTGTTATCCTGGAAGAGTCAAAAACTGAAATGGAGGAGCTTTGCCTCTGATCAGCCTTGGCTGGAACCAACAGGAATTGGATATAGTTACTGCCTCTAATTTAAAAGAAGAGTGGAAAAGAAACTTGACTCAAATCAGGCCCCAACTCTGCCATCAATCTTCTGTGTGacattggaaaagtcacttcactgAATATAAGAAATCTGGAAGACCCCTTTGCTAGGTTTTGCATAGAAGTGACTCGCTGCAATAAGGATGGGTTTGAATTGGATGATATTATTACTAGGGTTCCCTAAATCCCTGGAATGAATAATTCTATTCTGTGACCTCTTCTTATGGGGACATCTTTGAGGCAAAGGAAGAAATGTCTAATGGTAGAATTTTAGAGTTCATCAGAGGAACTATTTGGTAGCACAGGGGGGATCTTTGCTTACTTTGCCCTAATCTTATGGAACTTCGGGTATGCCTACTTGGATGTATGCTCCCCTCTTTTCCATATTGAACCCTGGAACCTCTTCATTTGAGCTCTCTCTATGATGGGTTCTACATGAACTTCTCTCTCTACAGaagaaaaatacttagaaaatgGAGTCAGGACAGCCCAGTGGGGAGCCCAACTGAGGTCTGACTTTGAAGAAATACCCCAGGGTTTGAGTCACAGCCACAGAAATAAGCTTTAGAAACCTAAACTGTCCTTAATTTAGCCTTCCACATCTCTGAAACCTCTGTCCCTGGCAGGAGCATAAGAAACTGCAAACTCTGGGGTGGAGCAGGATTGTGTGGAGCCCATGAGGTTCAGGGCCAGCTGAAGGTGGGAGAGAATCTAAAGGCAGAAGGTTCTTTTTTTCAGTCTGATCTCCATTGCTGTTCCTCTAAGGAACCAGAAGTATGGAGTATCAGAGTTGGGAGGACCCTTAGATTTcatggaatgtcagaactgagaggGGTCTTAggacagagaatgtcagagctgagagggatCTTAGAAGAGGGAATATCCAAGCTAGGAAAGGTCTTAGAAGAGGAAATATGTCAGAACTGAGAAGgaacttagaacagagaatggcAGAGCTAGGAGGGGGTCTTAGAATAGGGAATATCAAAACTGGGAGGCATCTTAGGAAAGAGAACATGAGAGCTAGGAGAGGCCTTAGAGCATGGGATGTTTGAAGTGACCTTAGAGAGTCCTTAattaaaatccttcattttacagaaaggaaacaGACCCATGGAAGGAAATCATTGCCCAAAGATTCAGGGTGAGTCAGTGGGAGACACTGCCCAAACCCAAGAATCTTCTCATTCAGTACTCTTCTGGCCATGGGAGGTGGGAGGATGAGAGAGAAGGGGGTGGCATCTGACTGTGCCCTAGCTTGGGCACAGGATTCCCTGAGCAGTGGCCACAGGAATTTGTGGCAGGGCTGGGCCTGAGACAAAATCATGACAGGGCAAATTTTTGGTCCTCCACCACCCTTTCCCCAATCTCACCCAGACAATCCGTCTCCCTCTCTGCTTTTTAATGTGCCCTCCTTGTTCTGCTCTGCAGAAATCCCTGAAGTGGGCCTATTGGCAGGAGTGGGGATTGGGTGGTTGGGCCTCTGGGCTGACCCTGAGCAGTGTTCGGTGGGTCCCTGGGTTTGAGCCCCTGGTTCCACCATGATAGAAAggctttcttctccctccctcctcccagacCCTGGTTGGTCCCACTCACGGTCCTGAAATGACAATGATGCTACGAACGCGATCGAAGCCTCGATCTCCCAGATTCATGCATTCCCCTGAGAATTCCACACGGCGACCTTGAAAGTTTTCTTGATCAAAGACCACCAGCTGGTCAAACCACAGGGGAGGAAAAAGGTCAGTGAGGCAGCGGGAGAGACAATAATAGGAGTGTATGTCTCTAGTATTAGAGTCAAGGATCTTTGAATTCAAACCCCACTTGAGAGACTGATTTTGTCTCTTTGGTAAAGTCACTCAAGCtctcatgcctcagtttcctcatctgtaagataaggaATTTGTACTCAATAGCTTCTCAGGTTTCTTCCagatctgaatctatgatcctataagccATCTCTCCCTGTGTTATAGGGAGACCTGCCCAAGCCATCTCTCCCTGTGTTATAGGGAGACCTGCCCCTccaattctctttttatcttcccTTCTTGGAGACTcagagaatttcagagctggaaaggaattTTACTATCTTTTACTCTACCCTCTTCACTTGATGGATGATGAAAGGGAGACCCAGAGAAGTTCCTGGGTCTGCAGTCATAAGACCAGTTAGTGTCAGAGATGGAACTCTTTCTGGGTCTCTCACCATTTTGCCCAAAGTTTGCCCAATGCCATTTCTTTTGAGAAGCTCTCCCAAATGGCAAGTAAGTTCTTTGATGGTAGGGACTAATTTCATTTCCTCCATTTAACAAATATACCCTTGAGAAACTTCCCTTCTGCTGGGAggatataacatatatacaaatgttcAACCATGTTCCAAGACGTCACCTAGCTCTCTTAGCTCAACCAACTCTCTGTGGCCCCACTTGGGGTTTTTAGGCAAAGACATGAcaatggtttttcatttccttctctagctcatttatgaggaaactgagacaaacaggggaAAGTGACCTGCCTAGGATTTCACAGGTAGCAAGAGTCTGAacctagacttgaactcaggtcttcctgtctctaggtctggtgctctattcaccccACCACCTAGGTCACATTCCAATTTAACAGGGAAAGACACAGCGTATAAGAGTAACACCCATTTTTATACTGTTTTAGAATTTGCAAAGCAATTTTCAAATATCTCAACTGATCCCTGCAACATTTCtggaaagtagatgctattattattcccatattacagaggaggaaactgagatagagataAAGTGACTCACTCACAGTATAAGAGCTAGAAAGtatccaaggctagatttgaactcaagtctttctgacttcattctAGTATTCTGTCCACTATAGTGCCACCTGTGGCtgctaaggtctcttctagctctcagTCTATGATCTCATGATCTGAAGGAAGGTTCCCAGGGTGGAGCTGTTGCTGATGACCTTGGTTGCTTTGATGTTTGACCATTCTCTAAGCTctctgcttcagtcaccttcatggcagctgggagaaaatatattttttttcttggggcagcagtgggtagagcactagccccaaagtcaggaaaacctgagttcaaatctggtctcaagacatcactagctgtgtgaccttgggcaagtcacttaaccctgactgcctcacatctagggccattcccagtagtcctgatccatatctggagaaagtgaggctggtaacttagcacagctccctctctcagatccacttcatgtacttgtcatggcctcacctccctgatgtcatagtcttctttgagaacgaaggacaaagtatcatcatcatcatcatcatcatcatcatcatcatcatcatcatcattacaagAGCCTAGTATTATAGTAAACGCTTCTTAATGCCTCACCCACCCAAATTGCTAGTGTTGGCCCTCACcatcactttgtatttatttcttagCAGATATGTTCTTTCCAACCAGTCAAAAATGTTCCATTCCCCTGGAGCAGACTTCTGCCAACTAGCTTTATCTACAGATGGtctatctcctttttctttctttaaacccTGGGCAAGAATTCAACTgtctaggtgatacagtggatagagcaccagttctggtgTCAggtggacctgggttcaaattcagtctcagattctTTATACTTACTTATACTGTCTGACCCAGGGATCAGGGtatagatggagaaagagaaacttcCATCAGAAAATGCTTCTCTCTTCCTTTGGAGGGTTCTTTGGAAATCTTGCCAATTAggcctctcctttcttcccccttctctctctccccaatctCCACACTTTTTGAGAATTCATATCCAACAATTATTTAAGAAccagggagggaaataagatatGCTTTCagatataatatatgttatatattatataacatatattatatatatatatatatatatatatatataatataaataatacataCTTTCGGAACTTCGGGGATCGCAAGGACCAGTTAGTTCAACCTGTATCTGAACAGTCTGGGATGTTTTAGAAAGATCTCTGTTctgaacagagaaagagagaagcatTTTCTGATGGAagccttccctttctccatctgtaCGTTGATCCCTGGGTCagacagttgattttttttttttatttttgcaaggcaatggggttaagtgacttgtcctcaagtcacacagctaagtataaAGTTGGCAGTCCCTTGAAAACTCTGGATCTTCTTCATTTGTTCCCCAAACTCTTGCCCTTAGGTCTATCAAGAAGTCCTTTGTCACTtagagggagtggggaggggataGGGGAAAGTCATGTCTTTTTGATCTTACCCTGAAGCCTCCCGTGGGCAGATCACCCTTGGAACTGGGTATGGGAACAGAGGTAGGAACCAGAGCTGGCATAGGTCCAGGAGCAGGCACTGAGGCAGGtgcccccttttcttttccctctgtgGTTGGGTTGGCAGCAGTAGTTGGGACTGCAGGGGTCTTTGCAGGCTGAGACATGGTTCCCACttagagaaatctggaaaaaaaaggcTGAAAGGGTGGTCAGAGCAGGGACACACTTCATATCTCTTCCGTCTTCCCTTATCCAAACCTAGCACTAAATTGAGAATCTGAATCTGGATCTGAATCTTAGCTCTGCTGCCGACTCTTGGTGTAGACCTTGGACCCTAatctccttctctgtaaaatgaagggaattactctagatcaagggttcttaactttGGATCTACAGATAAATTTCAAGAGGTTTTTGAACtttgatgaggaaaaaaacaacactTCTATTTTCACTAAGCTACAAGTTATGAAAGTAGGCCACCCAATATGGGGTCCGTAGAATTTGCCAGCGCATCAAAGAGATCCAAGTTACAACATTGATAAATAGGGACCCCCATGGTCCCTTGCAGTTCTATGCAGTTCTGATTCAGTCCAACTCTTTTCCTGTGTAGACTCCAAGGAAGCTGAACTTTTCCTAATATCATACATCCATTGAATGGCAGAGCAAAAGCTGAGCCTGAGGCCTCCTGGCTCCTGACCTGGGTTCTTTCTAGAGAAGAGGGTTGTTTGCCCTTTTCAGTACTTGTCACTAGTGTAGATCTGCTCCCCACATCTGCcactagattaaaaaataatgaatcaacTGGGTCTTGGGACCCTTCTGGGCTGAGTTAATTCTATTATGTATTCACTCTTATTCTATTAAGTTACACTATTCATTCTTATTTCTACGCAGTATGCCGATTTGTTATGCTAGTCACTCTCATTTCTACAGCTCTATGAGGGTTTACAAATGACACTTCCATGCAGTAGTTCTGGGAGGGAGCTAATGCAGgtgttatttttcccattttacagatgaaaaaattaagactCAGAGGTTCAATGATGCAAAGGGcaaggtcatacaaccagtaaaCCACAACAGAAACTCAGTTTCGGTGTCCTGGCCCTGAGTCTCTTCTGGCCACATACAGTAGATAACAAAGAAGTAgctcagtggttagagtactggactgtcgagaagacctgagtccaaatctgactcagacatttactagctatgtgaccctgcacaagtcacttaacccaagtcgcctcagtttcctcatctgtaaaaaaatgagGTTAGCAGCAGCCTATTTTCTAGTGTTATTGTTAGAAGCAAAAGAGATATTTGCACatcttaaagttctatattaAGGTTAGCTATTGTTAGAGCATCTTTAGGAAAGATTTTacatatgtttttctctttttccatttggacatTGGGTTTCAGCTCAGGGTTCACTCAGAGGGGTATTTTCTTACCTGGGGTACAGGGACCTGGACCAGGGCTGTGGTTGGAAGTCTGGGGCCACTCCCTGGGTTTTATAGTCTGGCAGCAGCAGAAGTCTGGTGGGCATCACACAAAGGAGGTGTTGGGTCAGCAGACCTGAGTGGTTACCCGTCAGAGCTGCAATGTCATCACTTCTTTTGGAGAGATGATCTAGGGGCTGGGAGGGGCCAGGGGCCAGGGCCCAGGCCCCCTGTCTTCGGTCCTTTCAATGCTGAGGACAGCACGTCCTATTATGCCAACCATACAAAACCTGAATGGGTCATTTACCTACTTCAGCTCTTCTGTTTCATGCCAAAGGTCCAGTTGGTGAATGGGTTCCCCCATAAGGGTCTCCCCTTCAACCATGGGATACAGGCAAGTTAACTCATACCGGGAGCTTTCCTAGTCACTGGAAGCTTTCACCAAGtcgtttcttttattttttaagcttttttgcaaggcaaacggggttaagtggcttgcccaaggccacacagctaggtcattattaagtatctgaggccggattagaactcaggtactcctgacttcagggccagtgctctatctactgtgccacccaaccACCCTACCAAGTAATTTCTTTtctgctcccctcccctccctattTCCTCATGTggatagattgtaagctcctagaAGGCAGGGAATGCTTACTT
This window harbors:
- the CRYBB1 gene encoding beta-crystallin B1 encodes the protein MSQPAKTPAVPTTAANPTTEGKEKGAPASVPAPGPMPALVPTSVPIPSSKGDLPTGGFRLVVFDQENFQGRRVEFSGECMNLGDRGFDRVRSIIVISGPWVAFEQSNFRGEMFILEKGEYPRWDTWSCSYRSDCLMSFRPIRMDSLDHKICLFENTNFKGNKMEIHEDDVPSLWSYGFCDRVGSVRVSSGSWVGYQYPGYRGYQYLFEPGEFKHWNDWSAYQPQIQSIRRIRDMQWHQRGCFPIPTSLPK